Genomic window (Rhododendron vialii isolate Sample 1 chromosome 4a, ASM3025357v1):
CTGTCCTTCAATGATAACGAAGGTTGAGAATCTTTCGAGTTCTTTCTGATTTGTAGATATCACCAAATGGTATGTATTTATGTGGAAAAAAGCTGAAAATCTTACGTAGTTCTATGGTGGGTGGGCATCATTCTAGTTCATTCTCATGGATACATGTCACCTTATTATGTCTTAGTGTCTTACAGTGTCAAGTTCGTTGTTACTTTTGCAGCAATTGTTGATATCTTCTAGAAATCTGGAGTTCTTCACCAATGGCTATCGATACCTGATTCAGGTTCTTCCTGCTGCAGTAGTTGCACCCATGTACTTCTCAGGAAAAATTGAGTTTGGTGTGATAAATCAGTCTGTCTCTGCTTTTAACCATATTCTTGGAGATTTCTCTCTCATTGTGTACCAATTTCAGGCAATCAGTGCCTTTTCAGCTGTTATCGACAGACTAGGTACTTTGACTTGCCTTCTCCATGTGTTTGGTCGTCTCTCTTTCGTAACTCCAAGTGAGAAAATTTTTCTAAGGAAACTTGCTAATTTCATAATGAACGACATCACTAGATTAAGGCCAAAGGAGATATCCTTGGCAGGGAGGAAGATGAATTTCTGGGTAGTGATCTGTATTATTGCAGATTCTTTCTAGGTTAAGTTCTTTTGTAGTTTGGGCAATGTTTTAAGAATTTTCTGATGTTTAATACTAatgttctgtttattttttttctctcttttgaaaGACCAAATGAAGAAAGCAAAGGAGTGGGCTGAGGATATCTTTTCTGAGTTGGATGCAATTTAGCTTTATAAAAACTTTGATAGCTTTCATTTGTGCAGGTGAATTTGATGATGTTTTGGATAGCAGCAGTTCCAAACATCTCTCTGATCCTTTAGCAGAGATTCATCTTATGTACTGCAACGTTAAAAGTTTAACCTCCTCCGTGCAGTCTAATGGGTCCATGCTCCTAGAAAACCGTCAAGAGTTGCTTGATATTGAGAACTTAACTCTACAAACGCCATCAAGTAATGCTACACTCATTAGGGACTTGTCATTGAAGATATATGAGAAGGACCATCTGCTGGTTGGGAATCTGTTTGTGTCTTTAACATGCTAAGCTGGGTAGCTATTTTATGTTGAGATATTCACTCGTATATAATTGTGTTCACAGGTAACGGGACCAAGTGGGAGTGGTAAAACTTCGTTGCTGAGGGCCATTGCTGGTCTTTGGAACACTGGAAGGGGGGAAATCAGGTTTTACGTGAAGGATACCAGAGATCCTCAGCCACCCCTTTCTCCAGATGTGGCCCCTCTTGATGGCAGTAGTTCACATGATATACATGGGAATCttgggagatttggttgtagAAATTCAAGAGGTGTATTTTTCCTTCCTCAAAGACCATACATGGTTTTGGGAACTCTTCGTCAACAACTGCTTTATCCTACGTGGACTGAAGATTTAGTCTCTATCTCCGACAACAATAAACCAGCTGGTACAAAATTTTGAACCGTCACCAGACTTTACCGGATCCCCTTTTTCTGTTGACTATATAACTGACCTACCTTTCTACGACCTTATCTGCAAAATGGAATTGTTATTTGTTTTACCACATTTGTTCAATGTCATTGGAAGCCTATACACAAAAACTGCAGAGGTTATTTCGTTATTTGTCAACATGTCAGGACTCGGGAGATTAAGCTTAGTAAATTCTTTGGTTTTTGGGCTGGTCTATGAATTCAAGAACATTAGCATGTGcggaaagaagaaaaggagagggaaagagaaggGCATTCTTAGTTGTTTGTGCAAGTGAATGTTAATTCACCCCCAAATTCTCATAAACACAATGTCCAATCCTCATAACTCAagttatcttgaaaagaatgttTACATGTTACTTAAGCTACTAGACTTTTGCTATTGCTATAAGGTTAGGAGCCATAACTAAGAAGTTATTGAAAATTTGACCAACTAGACTCCATAGAGGACCCAATAATATCGTTTGACTTCTAGGGTGATCCGTGAACGACCCCAAAGTCCACGTTGAAGGATTTATGAATTACCAAAGTGCCTCTAATCTAGAACTGATTTGAAATTAGAATTAGAACTTACCCAATCCTGATTCTTCTTTCCATGCCAGTCACCAGGTGAACACTCACTATCTTTTGATAGTGGAACGAGTATTAACCTCATAGTTATTTTCTTACTGGGAGTTGTTACAGGAACATTTTAGGACTTCAAAGTAACAGTAGATGAGAGTCTCAGTATTGTTTGCTTGGTAAGTGCTTTTTTGTGTATGGAAGAATTTAGGAAGCAATTGAAGGAGATGCAACAGGTCACAttggatgatgttttttttttgtaaaactaAGGGAGACAAATGGAAATGGATGTGAGAAGATGAGAAAGCTCCTTTCCTGTGATTGGCTTTATATTGAAGCTCTGGTCAAGTATCGGCGTGTTGGTTGTATCCTTTttactcttctttctttttcttggttaTATAAGGGTTGTGCCACTGCTCTAATTCCAGCTGTCTCATGAAGGTCAGGGTGGGTCTGAAAGGTGGAAATTTAGCTCCCTTTAGGACTAGAGTGGATTAGGAACATTGACTTCAAATGAGGGATCTAATTTATATGGTGTTGATGCTAgttgcaggaaaaaaaaaaggagcaaaaaAGATTTGTTGGCGAATCTAAGATTCCAAGTGAGGTGGACTACAATTAAAGAAACTTGTTTACGGAATGAATATGTTCATAACGCAATCAACACAAAAAGAGATTGACACCTAACTCTCTGTACGCATCAGAGTAACAAAGTTGTTGATAGAGTTAATGTAGTTTAACGGAAGCTTAAGAAACAGTTAGGGAGGTTAAACTGAAGGCTTATGATGATCTTTATCTTAAGTTAAATTCCAGCTACACATAAAGATTTAATCTTGTACATTTTTGTAAGGGGAAGATAGGGCCCATGACTTGGGAGAGGtgcaagaagaaagaaacaagtGTGATTATGATTAGTTTATTTCAAGGATCAACATTAGCCTTGTATTTTCACGCTTATCGGTATGGGGCTAATGTCCTTATAAGGCGGTATAGAACACAAATGTCACACTTATTGGTACAGTTTTTGCTACGTTAATGGCTCATGAAACACTTAAGTACCAATGGCATAGTTTAGAGAAAGAGGCCCAATTGCTATTTACTTCTGCGGTGATGTGTTATGTGTAGGATGGGAGGGGTGaggagagggaggagaagaTTGACCACCTATCCTTGAATTGTCATGTGGCTTTTGGCAAAGATTGTTTCAGTTTCCGGAGGGTGATTGGcttgtttcattttcttctgtGCAGATAGGGCCTTTGAACTTGACAAGAAGGTATGGATTATATGGAGGTCCGTAGTCTGGGCGGTGATGTGGGTTATATGGTTGGAAAGGAATGGCGAAATTGGGAATATAAAGTGAAAGATTTATAGAGTCTATTGCATCAGACATGCTATTTGCCTCCTTGGGTTTTGGTGTCTCCTTCAAACCTTCCTTTAACGGAATGCCATTATACATGATTAGCAGGAAATGGAAAGCGTCTTGTGATTTGTAGCTTCAATCTATTGTGTTAGATCTATGGGAGACTCAGCTACCTTAAACTTGTTTTCTGATTTCTGGAGAATGAGGAAAGGTGGAACAATTTTCAATATAGAATGTGGTTTTTGCAACTTATTGTAGTAACAAAAGTTTAAACCtcagagattaatgaaatttttttgtctttcaaaaaaaaaaaaagtttaaaccATTGCAATCTCCTCGCAGATCAGTTCATTAGGCCATAGTGGCTTTTATCTTTTCCAAGACATGACGTGCCAGACTTCGGTGGCTACTCAACTTTTGCCACAAGCACCACCCTCCCTGAGCGGGCATGTACATTATTCTTTTTCATTTGGTTCTTGATGGTGTAACAGGTGTGCTGCCTTTCTTGATGCCTGGATTGAACTCAAAAGATGTTTGTCTGAAGTCTCAAAAGCCTACAACTGATGATCTACTCCAAGTTTTGGAAGATGTTCGCCTTGGCTATGTTCTATCTCGTTTTAATGGTCTGGATTCGACATGCGAGTGGTCTTGTGTTCTTTCCCTTGGGGAGCAACAACGCCTTGCTTTTGCGCGGCTCTTGCTTTCAAAACCACGTTTGGTTCTGTTGGATGAATCCACAAGTGCTTTAGATGAAGCCAATGAGGTATTTTATGGGTGTTTAATCTTGTACTTCTATCCAATTTTTTATGCATTTCCTTAGTGAAAATCTCTTGTTTTTTCTCTATCTTTACTAGTTGGTGCTAATTTTTGGGGCCATAGCCATCTCACTTCATGCTTCTTGTGGGTCCTATGCAACTACAAAGATCTGGTTGAATTGATGATATGGGAGAACAGGGTAAAAAGCTTACGTGTGACCTTTATAGTGACATGGATTCGTATAACGATACCAAGACAGTAACAAGAAGGAATCAGACAGCCCACACAAATAACAAATGCTCCTCGATATGCCCTTGCTTGTAGCTGATGAATAGTGAAAAATAGAGGCAAACAGACCATCTGCACAAAGAAAGCTTGGAATAACAAAGAACAAGGTTACGACTTCCTAGGATGAAGGAAAACAGCTACACAGTCCATTAAATCCAGCAGAAACTTGCTCAGATTCCAGATTGTAGAAATTATGTTTGAAGTTCGAACATTCAAAAATTCAATAAGTGTACCAGATGTCTTCAAGAAGTGGTGAAAAAATACCACAAATCTTATCTCGAAGAACCGGACCAAGTAAGGTGTTTCCTTGGTTGCTGCTGTCAGCAGGCAAAACACCTTTGTTTTCTTCCTCCCTGAAGGTTTAGCCCGGGAAGTTTCAATGCGGATTGATTTAGGCTTTTTTACCTAGTTGACTTGGTGATTTGAAATTGTGGTTAAGTTTactgaagaaaaagaagaggagaggcAGAGGAAACGTTAAGACAATAGGGTAAGAAAGTTAATTAGCTTCTACACCTGCATGTATTTCTACAACGGTAGAAGGATACTGCATTGTCTCTTAGACGAAATTAATAACAAACAAATAGTAAACATAACAATCCAATAAATTTATTACTGCTTACTATTATTCTTTCACCGAGAAAGATTAGGTGTTTAACTTCTTGATGAACCCTTGATTCTGAGCTAGCTTAAGAAACATTGGCTGGCATACCGGACATTGGCTGGGTCATAGGGGTGGGTTTCCCAGCTCCAGCCTCTTGTCAAACAGCTGGCTGACATATTTGACCATGCCAACACAAATTTATTGTGAAATATGTAGAGTAAAATGTAGTGTTTAATTAAGGGTTTTTCGTGATATttaatgttttattaattattagcTTAATACTCCAAATATCTGTTTGATTCATGCACCCAAAAGGACACGGATTATCCAATGCAATTGTTTGTGTTAGGAGATACCTGTGGTGGTAAAATACAGCTTTCCGTTTTATTAAGTGTTTGGAGAATTAAACTTTAAGAGAATGACCAGTCATTTGATCTCCTACTTCAGGTTGCATGTCCTTTTATTTGATTAGAAGCAGTGAGAATCGAGTTTGAAATTCTATCAAACAAGGATTGGATTATTTGGGTATGGTTGTAATTATACTTTAGCATCCACATTGTTCAGGACGTCAATTTGGCAAAGGGGCGTACATAGGTGATTGGCAGTTTGTTGACATTGGAacaattgatttgaaattggccATGACTTTCTATTGTCTTTGAGGGAATTCGATGATATAAGATCTCTCAACTATCTGTTCTCTTCTCTTACTTTTTTCAACAGGCCCATCTATATCAGAAGATTGAAGCGGCAGGGATTACTTATATAAGCATTGGCCATCGAAGAACCCTTTATCAGTACCATAAAAAGAGTGTACATATCACAACCATGGATCCTCTCAATAACCAGCGCAATTGGTACATAGAGTCCATCAACCAAGACAGCCCATACAATTTATCAAGGTAGCAAAGTGTACGTATGAAGCGGCAAACTTTGCTGACTCTCTTTCTCGGGTGGGTGTTGTCGATCACAGGAGGAAAAATTAAGCAGTAGTCCAGGAATTGGGCTTTTTCTCTAATACTGGGATGAGTTCTCTAATGCGGAAAATTGTGGTTCATCCCTGCAAGAATAGCATACATAGCAAGTCCAAATAGTAACAAACATCAATAGGATGGAGGAAGATGATTGTTGTGACGAAGTGTGATCATGGCCTCGAACTATTTCCTTGTACAAGAATGTGCAAATGTTAATCACTCCGCTTGATTCCCATTTTTTAGAGTAACTTTTTTCTCTCAGCACAGTTTCTAATAaatctctctttatctctctccactcattgccactcattacatctaaaataactttctaaaatgtaaaccaaacaaagtgacaTGCAGGCCGCCATGTCTGATATGGAGAGGGACAGGTAGATAGTAGCATATCTGTATGTGACTgaatgtaaaaagaaaaagttcaaattgATTGTGGTGCAATTATGGTATCATTCATTTCCATTTTCTAGGTTGTTTTTCTGGTTTGAAATACGAGTATATGGATTGATACCAAATTTACTAGACACGAAGTGGATACAAATACAAAGTAGATTAGGATCAAGAGAGAATAAAGAGAACACAACACAAGGAATATATTATTGCTTAAGTCTGAGCTTACATAGGTAGAGGCCTCTTCCTTTTATAGAGGAAAAGAGAGCCTGGAAGAACTATTACAAATAATTATTACACTTGTGACCAATTATTGTGACGCACCAATACACCAATTATTGTAACATATCAATACAAACACTTTGAAATCTCTTTGTATTTCACGCCTTACATACATATATGGACACATATAAACAATACTACATCATTCAccactttttaaaagaatgacATGATTAAAAATAAAGCAACAATTATCTTgctatttttactttatttttcacTTCACATTTTATATTAcatcacacaaaaatattttaagtaGTAAAGTAATACTCCTTCGAATAATGAGTGAGAATATATAGTATAGTAATggggcaaaagaaaaagaagtgttCGTGAAGGCAACGGCATGGCGCGGTACCAGTTGAGAAGAAGTACTGCGTACTAGTTTAGTTGGTGTTCCTTCGAACTAGTAGTGCAATTTGGGGAAGATACGAAGGGTAAATgggtacatacatatatacatacatacatacacacatgaCACAAAAGGGTGCCGTCCCTCCGTTTATTCTCCGTGCGTGTTTGACCGggaagctcttttttttttttttttgtgtgtgtgtatgtgtatgtgtatgtgtagaGTAGTAAAAGTAATATATAATTAGCATGGGGATCTGGGCAGGTTGCGTGGGAATCCCTTTCCTTTGGGTCTGAACTCTGAAATAAAGGCGTATCCCCGTTCCCCTCTTTCTCCTCTCCGAGAACTGAACTTCATTGGATTTTGGACCAAAATGTGTTGGATCTGTCACGCCAGCTAGCTGCTTCCCAAATACCCCCACGGAGTTTCAGgaatttgctttgttttaattatcGCCTGCACAGCCTCCCACTCACCCCTCCTATTTTACCCCATTGATATAAAACGaatattgtttttttaatacaaaGTCTTTACAGCATTTGTTGAAAGAGCATGCAAAATTcgtccgtcccaatttgttagtctttttttttgaaatttgtgttattttttaattatttatttttaaaatttatgttgttttatgtaatattaaaaatattatttaacataattaattgagatttatgAAACAAGATCCAAATCGTATATGAAAAAGTATTagtatcaatttaaaaaaataatagccACATTTTCTATATGGTTAGGATAGAACGAGCGACCAACAAATGGGTATTGAGGGACAAATTGCTAGTTCTTTTCAAAGTTTTGCATTACACATTGAAATTATTTTGTGCTCCATGAGCaatgctcctcctcctcctctctcatGAGTGTGTGGGTCCCGCTTCTAAGTGTGCGTATATTACACACTTTTGTGAGAGGAAGGAACATTGTTTATTGAGTATGGAATAATCTCTCGTTACGCAA
Coding sequences:
- the LOC131321842 gene encoding ABC transporter D family member 2, chloroplastic produces the protein MIHIQAQALSNIGPSRNHRHGCGTMCIFTSTPPKKSILFLFPNYDKFSSNMTFLSTGNPPRTRKRTRSRSRSSSGRDKSTFSASAATGSPSQQPDEDAQRKGPDLPTLARRFWKVAAPYWSSDDKVQARLQLAAVFALTLGTTGISVGFSFLGRDFYNALANKDQEQFTKQLLYYLASFAGGIPFFVLRDYARETLSLRWRSWMTSYYLDRYLKNQTFYKIQSQSMIDNPDQRIVDDLSSFTETALSFSLTLFNAVVDLVSFSNILYGIYPPLFVVLLVYSLGGTAVSVFLGRGLVTLNFLQEKKEADFRFGLVRVRENAESIAFYGGEENEMQLLLLRFRSAFENLTQLLISSRNLEFFTNGYRYLIQVLPAAVVAPMYFSGKIEFGVINQSVSAFNHILGDFSLIVYQFQAISAFSAVIDRLGEFDDVLDSSSSKHLSDPLAEIHLMYCNVKSLTSSVQSNGSMLLENRQELLDIENLTLQTPSSNATLIRDLSLKIYEKDHLLVTGPSGSGKTSLLRAIAGLWNTGRGEIRFYVKDTRDPQPPLSPDVAPLDGSSSHDIHGNLGRFGCRNSRGVFFLPQRPYMVLGTLRQQLLYPTWTEDLVSISDNNKPAGVLPFLMPGLNSKDVCLKSQKPTTDDLLQVLEDVRLGYVLSRFNGLDSTCEWSCVLSLGEQQRLAFARLLLSKPRLVLLDESTSALDEANEAHLYQKIEAAGITYISIGHRRTLYQYHKKSVHITTMDPLNNQRNWYIESINQDSPYNLSR